A single window of Ananas comosus cultivar F153 linkage group 17, ASM154086v1, whole genome shotgun sequence DNA harbors:
- the LOC109723071 gene encoding 11-beta-hydroxysteroid dehydrogenase 1B-like, which produces MDSLNWCLSVVMHIAIGLVLLIYLPISLVLRLLYWVFLRPFVKEDLRGKVVLITGASSGIGEQLAYQYARRGASLSLVARREQALRAVAKTARDLGAPDVIALPADISSSEEAKRIVNETIAHFGQLNHLVANAGIWSNCSFDEITNITAFTRMMDVNFWGSVYPTYYALPHLKASCGRIIVTTSVAGRVPTARMSFYNASKAAEIRFYETLRSELGKQVQITILIPGYVESELTKGKALQKEGEVRVNEEARDIQIGPFPVGHTEMMAKIAVDSACRGEEYVTWPSWYSPFHMLMCLAPELVNWFSIAFYVTKEGNSLSKRILEATGAKKFLYPASIRSPKIKTEMNK; this is translated from the exons atggATTCCTTGAATTGGTGTCTAAGTGTTGTGATGCATATTGCAATAGGCCTAGTTCTCTTGATCTACTTGCCAATCTCTCTTGTTCTGAGGTTGCTTTACTGGGTTTTTTTGAGGCCCTTTGTGAAGGAGGATTTGAGGGGAAAGGTGGTTCTCATCACCGGCGCGTCGTCGGGCATCGGAGAG CAACTGGCTTACCAGTATGCAAGAAGAGGGGCATCCTTGTCTCTCGTGGCGAGGAGGGAGCAGGCTCTCAGAGCAGTCGCAAAGACGGCTAGAGACCTGGGCGCACCGGATGTCATTGCCCTCCCCGCGGACATCTCCAGCTCCGAGGAGGCGAAAAGGATTGTGAACGAAACCATCGCTCACTTCGGCCAAC TGAATCATCTGGTGGCCAATGCAGGAATTTGGTCCAACTGTTCCTTCGATGAGATCACTAACATCACCGCCTTCACCAGAATGATG GATGTGAACTTTTGGGGATCTGTGTATCCGACCTACTACGCCCTTCCTCACCTGAAAGCTAGTTGTGGAAGAATCATTGTTACAACATCAGTGGCTGGGCGAGTACCAACTGCAAGAATGAGCTTTTATAAT gCAAGCAAGGCAGCTGAGATCAGGTTCTATGAGACCCTTAGGTCTGAGTTGGGAAAGCAGGTTCAAATCACCATATTAATTCCTGGCTATGTTGAATCAGAGCTAACCAAAGGCAAAGCACTTCAAAAAGAGGGCGAAGTACGAGTCAACGAGGAGGCCAGAGAC ATCCAAATCGGGCCATTCCCCGTCGGGCACACAGAAATGATGGCTAAGATTGCCGTGGATAGTGCCTGCAGAGGCGAAGAGTATGTGACATGGCCGTCGTGGTACAGCCCTTTCCACATGCTTATGTGCCTGGCTCCTGAGCTCGTCAACTGGTTCTCAATCGCCTTTTATGTCACAAAAGAGGGAAACAGCCTCAGTAAGCGAATCTTGGAGGCAACAGGAGCCAAGAAGTTCTTGTATCCAGCTTCTATTCGCTCACCTAAGATAAAGACGGAGATGAATAAATAA